In Hyphomicrobiales bacterium, a single window of DNA contains:
- a CDS encoding DMT family transporter, which yields MKAALFAVGSVGLASAQDAIVKGVSHDLPAYEAVIFRTVASLPLLFGWLLWSGAASNLFPARMLPLLFLRSIILCTAYFGFVLSIAALPIATSVSIYFTMPFVVAALAGWTLGEKVLPYRWFAITIGFAGVLIMVRPGSDAFQPAAIYALWSAVGYAIGQMIGRHLSLRVESAVIANWQNVTYFAVACLIGLIAPAFSGMAIEDKSLAFLLRPWVWPDAQQFVLLIIMGVLSALASAGFILAYRNAEANFVAPFEYTALLWAVTNGVLFFGDFPDSYTWLGAAIVVSAGIWMLWRDRQGQPPLRESIKKMQLKA from the coding sequence TTGAAAGCCGCCCTCTTCGCCGTGGGCTCGGTGGGGCTTGCTTCGGCACAGGATGCCATCGTCAAGGGCGTAAGCCACGACCTGCCGGCCTATGAAGCCGTGATCTTCAGGACGGTTGCGTCACTGCCGCTGCTGTTCGGCTGGCTGTTGTGGTCGGGTGCGGCCTCAAACCTGTTTCCGGCGCGCATGCTGCCGCTCTTGTTCCTGCGCTCGATTATTCTGTGTACGGCCTATTTCGGCTTCGTGCTGTCGATAGCAGCACTGCCGATCGCCACGTCCGTCTCGATCTATTTCACCATGCCGTTTGTGGTGGCCGCTCTCGCGGGATGGACACTGGGGGAAAAGGTTCTACCCTACCGCTGGTTTGCCATCACCATCGGGTTTGCGGGCGTTCTCATCATGGTGCGGCCGGGATCGGATGCCTTCCAGCCCGCCGCAATATACGCCCTCTGGTCGGCAGTCGGTTATGCGATCGGCCAGATGATCGGACGTCATCTGTCGTTGCGCGTTGAATCCGCCGTCATCGCCAATTGGCAGAACGTCACCTATTTTGCCGTCGCCTGCCTGATCGGCCTCATCGCGCCGGCTTTTTCAGGCATGGCGATTGAAGACAAGTCACTGGCCTTCCTGCTGCGGCCCTGGGTATGGCCGGATGCGCAACAGTTTGTGCTGCTCATCATCATGGGTGTGCTGAGTGCGCTCGCTTCGGCGGGTTTCATTCTTGCCTACCGCAATGCCGAGGCGAATTTTGTCGCGCCGTTCGAGTACACCGCGCTGCTGTGGGCGGTCACCAACGGCGTGCTGTTCTTTGGCGACTTCCCTGATTCCTACACATGGCTGGGCGCCGCCATCGTCGTGAGCGCCGGAATCTGGATGCTGTGGCGCGACCGGCAAGGCCAGCCACCTCTGAGAGAGTCGATCAAGAAAATGCAACTCAAAGCATGA